From the genome of Syngnathus acus chromosome 24, fSynAcu1.2, whole genome shotgun sequence, one region includes:
- the opn5 gene encoding opsin-5 codes for MAVMTNETHPSYVPHYLLRGDPFASRLSKEADIVAAFYICIIGVMSATGNGYVLYLTIKRKTKLKPPELMTVNLAIFDFGISVTGKPFFVVSSFSHRWLFGWDGCQFYGWAGFFFGCGSLTTMTMVSLDRYLKICHLRYGTWLKRQHAFLCLIFVWIYAAFWATMPLVGWGSYAPEPFGTSCTLNWWLAQSSVAGQSFVMSILFFCLILPTGIMVFSYVMIIYKVKSSAKEISHFDARINNNQNLEIKLTKVAMLICAGFLIAWIPYAIVSVVSAFGEPDSVPIPVSVIPTLLAKSSAMYNPIIYQLVDLKNSCSPFCLKALGKRRPFRKPRFYTISGSIKDTRAPKETQVEM; via the exons ATGGCAGTGATGACGAATGAGACACACCCATCATATGTGCCCCATTACCTCCTCCGTGGTGATCCTTTTGCCTCCAGACTCTCAAAAGAAGCAGACATTGTTGCAGCTTTTTATATCTGCATTATAG GTGTTATGTCCGCAACAGGGAATGGCTATGTCTTGTATCTGACGATCAAACGCAAAACTAAGTTGAAGCCTCCAGAGCTTATGACTGTGAATTTAGCCATCTTCGACTTTGGAATATCAG TGACAGGAAAgcccttttttgttgtttctagTTTCTCCCACCGTTGGTTGTTCGGTTGGGACGGCTGTCAGTTCTACGGCTGGGCAGGCTTTTTCTTCGGCTGTGGGAGCCTCACCACCATGACTATGGTCAGCCTGGATAGATACCTCAAGATCTGCCATCTCAGATACG GGACTTGGTTGAAAAGGCAACACGCCTTTCTCTGCTTAATCTTTGTCTGGATATATGCCGCCTTTTGGGCCaccatgcccctggtaggctGGGGAAGCTATGCCCCAGAACCATTCGGGACCTCCTGCACCTTGAATTGGTGGTTGGCGCAATCCTCTGTGGCCGGCCAAAGTTTTGTAATGTCTATTCTCTTCTTCTGTCTTATCCTTCCAACTGGAATTATGGTCTTTTCCTATGTGATGATTATCTATAAAGTCAAATCCTCCGCAAAAGAAATCTCACACTTTGATGCCCGAATCAATAACAATCAAAACCTTGAGATAAAACTTACAAAG GTGGCCATGTTGATCTGTGCAGGATTTTTGATTGCCTGGATCCCATATGCGATTGTGTCAGTGGTGTCGGCATTTGGGGAGCCGGACTCGGTGCCCATACCCGTGTCTGTCATTCCTACACTGCTTGCCAAGTCCTCGGCAATGTACAATCCAATCATCTACCAGTTAGTGGACCTGAAAAACTCCTGTTCACCTTTCTGCTTAAAGGCCCTGGGGAAACGCAGGCCTTTTCGAAAGCCCAG ATTCTACACAATTTCTGGCTCAATAAAGGACACACGAGCACCCAAAGAAACTCAGGTTGAAATGTGA
- the LOC119118383 gene encoding uncharacterized protein LOC119118383, whose amino-acid sequence MCVFTKLPNTTLTTKKPEINVTSVSVKPTVQRQQQKLPNTTLTTKKPEMNMTTVSVKPTVQGQQQKLPNTTQTTKKPAVNVTSVLVKTTAQGQQQKLPNTTLTTKKPAMNVTSVLKLPNTTMTTKKPEMNVTSVSVKTTVQGEQQKLPNTTLTTKKPEMNVTSVSMKPTVQGQQQKLPNTTMTTKKPAMNVTSVSVKTTVQGEQQKLPNTTMSTKKPEMNVTSVSVKPTVQGEQQKLPNTTLTTKKPEMNVTSVLVKPTVQGEQQKLPNTTMTTKKPALNVTSVSKLANTTMTTKEPKTNVTVSVKPTVQGKQQKLPNTTLTTKKPAMNVSSVSKLLNTTLTTKKPRISVVKPELFVNQQLAKYYVWIYSNTNVCIIINPQDLKLDVLSVNLVSEHRGKKLLTLQFSMTNQIAKLITDTHASPLPLIQNEMTWTYSPGVNYKIVIQKKGNFWSVILNNKHLLYFTLEKTQVISQVEVSGRIITIKKVEVFRDV is encoded by the exons atgtgtgtgttcacT AAGCTGCCCAACACCACACTGACTACCAAGAAACCAGAGATCAACGTGACCTCCGTCTCGGTGAAGCCCACGGTGCAAAGACAGCAGCAG aagctGCCCAACACCACACTGACTACGAAGAAACCAGAGATGAACATGACCACAGTCTCGGTGAAGCCCACGGTGCAAGGACAGCAGCAG AAGCTGCCCAACACCACACAGACCACTAAGAAACCAGCGGTGAACGTGACCTCAGTCTTGGTAAAGACCACGGCGCAAGGACAGCAGCAG aagctGCCCAACACCACACTGACCACTAAGAAACCAGCGATGAACGTGACCTCAGTCTTG aagctGCCCAACACCACAATGACCACCAAGAAACCAGAGATGAACGTGACCTCAGTCTCGGTGAAGACCACGGTGCAAGGAGAGCAGCAG aagctGCCCAACACCACACTGACTACTAAGAAACCAGAGATGAACGTGACCTCAGTCTCGATGAAGCCCACGGTGCAAGGGCAGCAGCAG aagctGCCCAACACCACAATGACCACCAAGAAACCAGCGATGAACGTGACCTCAGTCTCCGTAAAGACCACGGTGCAAGGAGAGCAGCAG aagctGCCCAACACCACAATGAGCACCAAGAAACCAGAGATGAACGTGACCTCAGTCTCGGTGAAGCCCACGGTGCAAGGAGAGCAGCAG aagctGCCCAACACCACACTGACCACTAAGAAACCAGAGATGAACGTGACCTCAGTCTTGGTGAAGCCCACGGTGCAAGGAGAGCAGCAG aagctGCCCAACACCACAATGACCACCAAGAAACCAGCGCTGAACGTGACCTCAGTCTCG AAGCTGGCCAACACCACAATGACCACCAAGGAACCAAAGACCAACGTGACCGTCTCGGTGAAGCCCACGGTGCAAGGAAAGCAGCAG aagctGCCCAACACTACACTGACCACCAAGAAACCAGCGATGAACGTGAGCTCAGTCTCG aagctGCTCAACACAACATTGACCACTAAGAAACCAAGGATCAGCGTGGTGAAGCCCGAATTGTTTGTAAATCAGCAG TTGGCTAAATACTACGTTTGGATTTACTCCAACACCAACGTTTGCATCATCATCAACCCACAAGACCTGAAACTCGATGT TCTTAGTGTCAATCTGGTGTCCGAGCACCGTGGCAAAAAGCTGTTGACCCTTCAGTTTTCAATGACAAACCAAATCGCCAAGCTTATCACAGACACCCATGCTTCGCCACTGCCGCTGATCCAGAACGAAATGACCTGGACTTATAGTCCTGGAGTCAACTACAAG aTTGTTATCCAGAAAAAAGGCAACTTCTGGAGTGTGATCTTGAACAACAAGCACCTGCTGTATTTCACGCTTGAGAAGACTCAAGTCATCAGCCAGGTGGAGGTTTCCGGCCGCATCATTACCATCAAGAAAGTGGAGGTTTTCAGGGATGTTTGA